Proteins encoded together in one Juglans regia cultivar Chandler chromosome 9, Walnut 2.0, whole genome shotgun sequence window:
- the LOC108993742 gene encoding aluminum-activated malate transporter 10-like has protein sequence MASEKEVTNNGVEWRIKMADGTSQILVPEAKPASNVFLGLKLFIVGLALKVWKFLQKAWDLGVDDPRKVIHCLKVGMALTVVSVFYYMRPLYEGVGGNAMWAIMTVVVVFENTVGATLCKSLNRVCGTCLAGFLAIGVHWVASQSGERFEPVIIGTSVFLLASAATFSRFIPSVKIRFDYGAMIFILTFSLVSVSGYRVDKLFDLAHQRLSTIIIGTSLCIVVTMLVCPIWAGQELYALITRNMEKLADSLDGCVAEYFQDGDSSLVDSGKECQKKLQGYKCALNSKATEETMANFARWEPAHGRFNFQHPWKQYIKIGASMRSCAYCIEALNGCISSENQAPEYIKKHISNSSSKVGSNSSSVIKELAVTIKTMKKSSNIHYLVGEMNSAVQELQADLKSFPKLFTSPSNSESEIPENKKIEPAASRTMVTLPPLMEIIPLVTSASLLTEISLRINGIVDAVEELADSANFVPASINDKCQKNGAE, from the exons ATGGCTTCTGAGAAGGAAGTAACCAATAATGGAGTGGAGTGGAGGATAAAGATGGCCGATGGCACATCACAGATTTTGGTGCCGGAAGCAAAGCCTGCCAGCAATGTCTTTCTTGGTCTAAAACTGTTTATTGTAGGGTTGGCCTTGAAAGTGTGGAAGTTTTTGCAGAAAGCCTGGGATTTAGGAGTAGATGATCCCAGAAAAGTGATCCATTGTCTAAAAGTAGGAATGGCCCTCACTGTTGTCTCAGTTTTTTACTATATGAGGCCTTTATACGAAGGAGTTGGAGGGAATGCTATGTGGGCAATCATGACAGTTGTGGTTGTATTTGAAAACACTGTGG GTGCAACACTATGCAAAAGTTTGAACAGAGTGTGCGGAACTTGTCTTGCTGGATTTCTTGCAATTGGTGTTCATTGGGTTGCTAGTCAATCGGGAGAAAGATTTGAACCTGTAATTATTGGAACCTCAGTTTTCCTACTAG CTTCTGCAGCGACCTTCTCAAGATTCATTCCTTCTGTGAAAATTCGGTTTGATTATGGTGCCATGATATTCATCCTTACCTTTAGCCTGGTTTCAGTATCAGGTTATCGGGTGGATAAATTGTTTGATTTGGCACATCAAAGATTATCCACCATTATTATTGGCACCTCACTCTGCATTGTTGTAACCATGCTTGTTTGCCCCATTTGGGCTGGTCAAGAGCTCTATGCTTTGATAACTCGCAACATGGAAAAGCTTGCAGATTCCTTAGATG GTTGTGTAGCAGAATACTTCCAAGATGGTGACAGCAGCCTTGTTGATAGTGGCAAAGAATGTCAGAAGAAACTGCAAGGCTACAAATGTGCACTGAATTCTAAGGCAACAGAAGAAACTATG GCAAATTTTGCTAGATGGGAGCCAGCCCATGGCCGCTTCAACTTTCAGCACCCATGGAAACAGTACATCAAAATTGGGGCATCCATGCGCAGCTGTGCTTATTGCATAGAAGCTCTCAATGGCTGCATCAGTTCAGAAAATCAG GCACCTGAGTATATAAAGAAGCATATCAGCAACAGTTCTTCGAAAGTAGGCTCCAACTCTTCAAGTGTCATAAAAGAGCTAGCAGTGACAATCAAGACCATGAAGAAATCATCTAACATCCACTACTTGGTTGGAGAAATGAACAGTGCAGTTCAAGAGCTCCAAGCTGACTTAAAGTCCTTTCCCAAGTTATTCACTTCCCCATCAAACTCAGAGTCTGAAATTcctgaaaacaagaaaatagagcCTGCAGCATCCAGAACAATGGTTACACTTCCTCCTCTCATGGAAATTATTCCACTAGTAACTTCAGCCTCTTTACTTACTGAAATTTCCTTAAGGATCAATGGCATTGTGGATGCTGTTGAAGAGCTGGCAGACTCGGCTAATTTTGTGCCTGCAAGCATTAATGACAAGTGCCAAAAAAATGGAGCTGAGTGA